From one Coffea eugenioides isolate CCC68of chromosome 11, Ceug_1.0, whole genome shotgun sequence genomic stretch:
- the LOC113751962 gene encoding uncharacterized protein LOC113751962: MANVQSWALSFLSQKGQLQLADHITSWLPNQLLRLSSKEMELVGVILWNLWNNRNGAIFDGPYRDLLNLISLSIAFLNQFHEANSKDKCNTPISLQSRLSIGHWIRPNAGFVMANFDGAVFMDDKSSGVGVIIRDDKGSFIAGLSKKIPGIFGTRNG; encoded by the exons ATGGCAA ATGTGCAATCATGGGCGCTTAGTTTCTTAAGCCAGAAGGGTCAATTGCAATTGGCTGATCATATAACATCCTGGCTTCCCAACCAGCTTTTGCGACTATCAAGCAAAGAGATGGAATTGGTGGGTGTTATTCTTTGGAATTTATGGAATAATCGGAATGGAGCAATCTTTGATGGGCCCTACAGAGATCTTCTTAACTTGATCTCCCTGTCCATAGCATTCCTGAATCAATTCCATGAAGCAAATTCCAAAGATAAGTGCAATACGCCTATCTCTCTTCAATCAAGGTTATCAATAGGTCATTGGATACGACCCAATGCAGGTTTTGTTATGGCAAACTTTGATGGAGCTGTGTTTATGGATGATAAATCATCAGGGGTTGGTGTTATTATCCGAGATGATAAAGGAAGTTTTATTGCTGGCCTCTCCAAGAAAATTCCTGGGATATTTGGAACTAGAAATGGTTGA